AATGCCGGTGGCGGCAAGAGCGACCGCGGTGACGTTGCTCCCTCGCAACAGGGGCGCGCCGGTCTGCGCCTGCAACATGCGCTACCCGACGCCCGCATTGTCTATGTCTCGGCGACCGGCGCAACGAGCGTCCACAATCTCGCCTATGCCCAGCGGCTAGGCTTGTGGGGCGGCGAGGATTTCCCCTTCGCCACCCGCGCCGAGTTCGTCGAAGCGATCGAGGATGGCGGCGTCGCGGCGATGGAGGTGCTGGCGCGCGATCTGCGCTCCCTCGGCCTCTATACTTCGCGCTCGCTCTCCTATGACGGCGTGGAATACGAGCTGGTCGAGCACGCGTTAACCGATGAACAGCGCCGCATCTACGACGCCTATGCCGGGGCGTTCTCGATCATTCACAACCATCTCGACGCGGCGATGGAAGCCGCCAACATTACCGGCAGCGACGGGACGCTGAACCGTCAGGCCAAGTCCGCCGCGCGTTCAGCCTTCGAGTCGACCAAGCAGCGCTTCTTCGGCCATCTGCTCACCAGCATGAAGACGCCGACGCTGATCCGCTCGATCGACCGTGATCTGGCGGACGGCCACGCCGCCGTGGTGCAGATCGTTTCCACCGGCGAAGCGCTGATGGAACGGCGGCTCGCCGACATCCCCACCGAAGAGTGGAACGACATCCGCGTCGACATCACGCCGCGCGAATACGTGCTTGACTACCTCGCCCATTCCTTCCCGGTGCAGCTCTATGAGCCCTTCACCGACAGCGAGGGCAACCTGTCGTCGCGGCCGGTCTTCCGCGATGGTCAGCCGGTCGAAAGCCGCGACGCTGTCGCCCGCCGTGATGAGCTGATCGAACGGCTCGCGTCCTTGCCGCCGGTCCCCGGCGCGCTCGACCAGATCGTGCAGCGCTTCGGCACGGATATGGTGGCCGAGGTCACGGGCCGATCGCGTCGTATCGTGCGCAAACTCGGCGCGGGAGGCAGCGGCGACCGCCTAGCTGTCGAGAACCGCGCACCCTCCGCAAACCTCGCCGAGACCGCCGCCTTCATGGATGACGCAAAGCGCATCCTCGTCTTCTCCGACGCCGGTGGCACCGGCCGCAGCTATCATGCGGACCTGTCGGTGAAGAACCAGCGCCTGCGTATCCACTACCTGCTCGAACCGGGCTGGAAAGCCGATGCCGCCATTCAAGGCCTTGGCCGGACCAACCGCACCAATCAGGCGCAGCCGCCGCTATTCCGACCGATCGCCACCGATGTGAAGGCCGAGAAACGCTTCCTCTCGACCATCGCCCGGCGGCTCGACACGCTCGGCGCCATCACGCGAGGGCAACGCCAGACCGGCGGGCAAGGACTATTCCGGCCCGAGGACAACCTCGAAAGCCCCTATGCTCGCGCCGCCTTGCGGCAGCTCTATCTGCTGATCGTGCGTGGCAAGATCGACGGCTGCTCGCTCACCCGCTTCGAGAGCGCTACCGGCCTCAAGCTGATGGACACGAACGGCATCAAGGACGAGTTGCCGCCGATCACAACCTTCCTCAACCGCTTGCTGGCGCTGACCATCGAACTTCAGGGCATCCTGTTCACCGCCTTCGAGCAGTTGCTCGACGCCAAGGTGCAGGGCGCCATCGCCAGCGGCGTCTATGACGTCGGGCTGGAAACGCTGACGGCGGAGAGCCTCAAAGTCACCGAGCGCAAGACGATCTACACACATTCGGCGACCGGCGCAGAGACGCGGCTGCTGACCGTCGCCGAGCAGCGCCGCAACCGACCGATGATGCTCGACGATGCGCTGGCCTGGCTCGCCGATGGTCAGGGCAAGCTGCTGGTGAACGCCAAATCGGGCCGCGCCGCCGTGCAGGTTGCAGCACCCTCGCTGATGCTCGACGATGGCGAGATCGAACGCCGAGTACGGTTGATCCGGCCGATGGAGCACCATCACGCCTCGTTCCAGATGATGGCGGACAGCCATTGGGAGGACGCCGACCGCCAGACCTTCGCACTGGCCTGGAGCAGTGAACTGGATGACGTGCCGGCCTTTACGGAAAGCACGCTGCACATCGTCGCTGGCTTGCTCCTGCCGGTCTGGAAGCGCCTGCCGAACGAGTCGACGCGGGTCTATCGGCTCCAGACCGATGACGGCGAGCGCATCATCGGGCGGCGTGTGTCGCCGGCATGGGCGGCGAATGCAGCATCGACCACCGGCACGGCGAAGCTGTCTGCCGAAGACGCCTATGCCGCGCTGATCGACGGGCGGACCATTCTCGATCTCACCGAGGGTCTCCAGCTTCGCCGCGTCCGCGTCATGGGCGCCAACCGCATCGAACTCTCCGGTTTCACCGAAGCAATGCGCGAGCGGCTGCGCGCCTATGGCCTCTTTACCGAGATCATCTCGTGGAAATTGCGCTTCTTCGTCCCCATCGACGCCGCCGGTCCCACCGTCCTCGGCAAGCTGCTCGACACCTATGCGTTGACGCGCATCTCGGATCGGGAGGCGGCATGATGGCGCGTCTCGACGCTTCCGATCTGGCGCAGCGTCTCGGCCGACAGGCCGAGGCGGTGTGCCGTCATTATCTCGACGCCGGCCGTCGCCAGGGCAATTACTGGCAGGTCGGCGACGTGCGCAACACGCCCGGCCGCTCGATGTTCGTGCGGCTGAGGGATACGCCCAAAGGCCAGGCCGGCAAGTTCACCGACGCCGCGACGGGTGAGCATGGCGATCTGCTCGACGTAATCCGCGAATCTCTCGGCCTCGTCGACTTCAAAGATGTGGCCGAAGAAGCTCGGCGCTTTCTCAGCTTGCCGCATCCCGAACCTGAGCCGCCGCCAAAGAAGCACGCCAGCACACCGGCGCAACTCGGCTCTTCAGAAGCGGCGCGGCGGCTGTTCGCCATGTCGCAGCCGATCGGTGGCACGATCGCGGAAACGTATTTGCGCAGACGCGGCATCATGTCTTTGCACGGAACCGGAAATCTCCGCTTTCATCCCCGCTGCTATTATCGGCCTGATGAGCACAGCCCGACCGAGAAATGGCCGGCGTTGATTGCCGCCGTCACCGATCTGAATAGCAAGATCACCGGCGCACACCGCACCTGGCTCGCGCCAGACGGCTCCGACAAGGCGCCGATCGACATACAGCGCAAGGCGATGGGCGACCTGCTCGGGCACGCGGTCCGCTTCGGCACCCCTGGCGACGTGATGGCGGCAGGCGAAGGCATCGAAAGCGTCCTGTCGGTGCGTGAGATCATT
The nucleotide sequence above comes from Hyphomicrobiales bacterium. Encoded proteins:
- a CDS encoding strawberry notch family protein; its protein translation is MNILSSVTAASAAPLPLAPSAAILAAANVLLTHLERGNQIDAAILRRAMETAFGASDAAGAWDWKAAYEACEVATVLFLHKYGKALFRKAASPATRLSVLAKIAALLPTHTRRSEESEAFQQFSTPLPLGLAALTAAAITPADRVLEPSAGTGLLAILAATASGALILNELAETRVELLASLFPATPVTRFDAAQIDDYLDATAVPSVALMNPPFSALAHVAGRSADAGFRHIASALNRLAPGGRLVAITGANVGPDMPDWREAFVRLQASGRVVFSAAIAGAVYAKHGTTFPTRLTVIDKLPADDPTLFPASPGMAPDATTLLDWIGTHVPPRLPVTLPAISVPISAPLKTVSGYLTRTTTTRPDAPASIDPEGIPLAYDIVDWSPPEGARLTEAIYEEYGLQSIRIPGSQAHPTKLVQSAAMASVSPPKPSYRPMLPANITALLSDAQLETVIYAGEAHGDLLAGSWTVDETFDNVSAAPTDAANAVRFRRGFMLGDGTGAGKGRQSAGIILDNWMQGRRKAIWISKSDKLIEDAQRDWSALGMERLLVTPLSRFAQGKPITLSEGVLFATYATLRSDERGEKVSRVRQIVDWLGSDFNGVIIFDESHAMQNAGGGKSDRGDVAPSQQGRAGLRLQHALPDARIVYVSATGATSVHNLAYAQRLGLWGGEDFPFATRAEFVEAIEDGGVAAMEVLARDLRSLGLYTSRSLSYDGVEYELVEHALTDEQRRIYDAYAGAFSIIHNHLDAAMEAANITGSDGTLNRQAKSAARSAFESTKQRFFGHLLTSMKTPTLIRSIDRDLADGHAAVVQIVSTGEALMERRLADIPTEEWNDIRVDITPREYVLDYLAHSFPVQLYEPFTDSEGNLSSRPVFRDGQPVESRDAVARRDELIERLASLPPVPGALDQIVQRFGTDMVAEVTGRSRRIVRKLGAGGSGDRLAVENRAPSANLAETAAFMDDAKRILVFSDAGGTGRSYHADLSVKNQRLRIHYLLEPGWKADAAIQGLGRTNRTNQAQPPLFRPIATDVKAEKRFLSTIARRLDTLGAITRGQRQTGGQGLFRPEDNLESPYARAALRQLYLLIVRGKIDGCSLTRFESATGLKLMDTNGIKDELPPITTFLNRLLALTIELQGILFTAFEQLLDAKVQGAIASGVYDVGLETLTAESLKVTERKTIYTHSATGAETRLLTVAEQRRNRPMMLDDALAWLADGQGKLLVNAKSGRAAVQVAAPSLMLDDGEIERRVRLIRPMEHHHASFQMMADSHWEDADRQTFALAWSSELDDVPAFTESTLHIVAGLLLPVWKRLPNESTRVYRLQTDDGERIIGRRVSPAWAANAASTTGTAKLSAEDAYAALIDGRTILDLTEGLQLRRVRVMGANRIELSGFTEAMRERLRAYGLFTEIISWKLRFFVPIDAAGPTVLGKLLDTYALTRISDREAA
- a CDS encoding toprim domain-containing protein, which gives rise to MARLDASDLAQRLGRQAEAVCRHYLDAGRRQGNYWQVGDVRNTPGRSMFVRLRDTPKGQAGKFTDAATGEHGDLLDVIRESLGLVDFKDVAEEARRFLSLPHPEPEPPPKKHASTPAQLGSSEAARRLFAMSQPIGGTIAETYLRRRGIMSLHGTGNLRFHPRCYYRPDEHSPTEKWPALIAAVTDLNSKITGAHRTWLAPDGSDKAPIDIQRKAMGDLLGHAVRFGTPGDVMAAGEGIESVLSVREIIPGMATAAALSAPHLAAILFPDALRRLYIVRDNDPAGDGARDSLIERANAAGIEAIALSPTFGDFNEDLRQLGIDALRAIVRVQLAPQDVARFMARAT